The following proteins are co-located in the Cydia fagiglandana chromosome 2, ilCydFagi1.1, whole genome shotgun sequence genome:
- the LOC134676074 gene encoding armadillo repeat-containing protein 6 homolog isoform X2 encodes MVRVISQETYDEVVQENMQEFDMSAEEAIQDAINQFEAQAECNKDIARRVKAGKEGAYTLLLELLQARHKVTMETANEKDATFIINVLNTLIALMDVQPDLLDQKGVDVIKSILDNTEDENILIATLKWISTCCIKHEINRQRLFAKNIASNLKSLLQVGNNVKLLSEVLSVIRKFPLDDDIRVEFGKAHDHARELGFQLLEPLTNLLKEHTKPPLVSELMSTIASLLVRHELCATVAESGADVLFSVLADNSENAAVVQQASKLITALAGNDDVKRQLVKSGIVPIIVLLLTRHASNASTTASTLKCMAALTLREPPHSRLFYDCGAPEAIVDCLKRHPENEAVQKNGCWAIRNMVARCRDMNPKFKELGVEPILFAAYERFLKDFGFDVKSALRDLECDVKFDEQWTGKGVELKQ; translated from the exons ATGGTTCGTGTTATATCTCAAGAGACCTATGATGAAGTGGTTCAAGAGAATATGCAAGAATTTGACATGAGCGCGGAGGAAGCTATCCAAGATGCTATAAACCAATTTGAAGCTCAG GCAGAATGCAACAAAGATATAGCTCGTAGGGTAAAAGCAGGCAAAGAAGGTGCCTATACATTATTACTAGAATTACTGCAAGCGAGACATAAGGTGACCATGGAAACAGCAAATGAAAAAGATGCAACATTTATTATAAATGTCTTGAATACTTTAATAGCCCTAATGGATGTGCAGCCTGATTTGTTAGATCAGAAAGGTGTTGATGTTATAAAAAG CATTTTGGATAACACAGAAGATGAGAATATTTTGATAGCCACATTGAAATGGATAAGCACATGTTGCATAAAGCATGAAATTAACCGTCAAAGGTTGTTTGCAAAAAACATTGCAAGCAACTTGAAGTCCTTGCTGCAAGTTGGGAATAATGTTaag ttactATCAGAAGTGTTATCAGTTATCCGAAAATTCCCCCTGGACGATGATATTAGAGTGGAATTTGGCAAAGCACATGACCATGCCAGGGAACTTGGATTTCAGCTACTAGAGCCATTGACTAACTTATTAAAAG AACACACTAAACCACCTTTAGTATCAGAACTGATGTCGACAATAGCAAGTCTCCTAGTCCGCCACGAGCTGTGTGCTACGGTGGCAGAGAGTGGAGCAGATGTATTGTTCTCAGTGCTAGCTGACAACTCGGAGAACGCCGCGGTCGTGCAGCAGGCGAGCAAGCT gaTAACAGCTTTAGCCGGTAACGACGATGTGAAGAGGCAGCTGGTTAAAAGTGGAATAGTGCCTATCATAGTGCTGCTACTCACTAGACATGCG AGCAATGCGTCAACAACGGCATCCACCCTAAAATGCATGGCGGCACTAACCCTGCGCGAGCCGCCGCACAGCCGCCTGTTCTACGACTGCGGAGCGCCTGAGGCCATCGTCGACTGCCTCAAGAGGCACCCAGAGAACGAAGCAGTACAG AAAAACGGGTGCTGGGCGATCCGCAACATGGTGGCTCGGTGTCGCGACATGAACCCCAAGTTCAAGGAATTGGGCGTTGAACCTATCCTGTTTGCTGCTTACGAGAGGTTCCTCAAGGATTTCGGTTTCGATGTCAAGTCTGCGCTCAGGGATCTCGAGTGCGATGTCAAGTTTGACGAGCAATGGACTGGCAAGGGCGTGGAATTGAAGCAGTGA
- the LOC134676074 gene encoding armadillo repeat-containing protein 6 homolog isoform X1, with product MVRVISQETYDEVVQENMQEFDMSAEEAIQDAINQFEAQGVDLSNIIKDLVLSSGDDHEISKSIKKLHEIKDNGDDSEILKELEILKAECNKDIARRVKAGKEGAYTLLLELLQARHKVTMETANEKDATFIINVLNTLIALMDVQPDLLDQKGVDVIKSILDNTEDENILIATLKWISTCCIKHEINRQRLFAKNIASNLKSLLQVGNNVKLLSEVLSVIRKFPLDDDIRVEFGKAHDHARELGFQLLEPLTNLLKEHTKPPLVSELMSTIASLLVRHELCATVAESGADVLFSVLADNSENAAVVQQASKLITALAGNDDVKRQLVKSGIVPIIVLLLTRHASNASTTASTLKCMAALTLREPPHSRLFYDCGAPEAIVDCLKRHPENEAVQKNGCWAIRNMVARCRDMNPKFKELGVEPILFAAYERFLKDFGFDVKSALRDLECDVKFDEQWTGKGVELKQ from the exons ATGGTTCGTGTTATATCTCAAGAGACCTATGATGAAGTGGTTCAAGAGAATATGCAAGAATTTGACATGAGCGCGGAGGAAGCTATCCAAGATGCTATAAACCAATTTGAAGCTCAG GGCGTTGATTTGTCAAATATAATAAAAGATTTAGTTTTGTCTTCCGGCGATGATCATGAGATCtccaaatcaataaaaaaactcCATGAAATCAAAGATAATGGTGACGACAGTGAAATATTAAAGGAATTAGAAATTTTAAag GCAGAATGCAACAAAGATATAGCTCGTAGGGTAAAAGCAGGCAAAGAAGGTGCCTATACATTATTACTAGAATTACTGCAAGCGAGACATAAGGTGACCATGGAAACAGCAAATGAAAAAGATGCAACATTTATTATAAATGTCTTGAATACTTTAATAGCCCTAATGGATGTGCAGCCTGATTTGTTAGATCAGAAAGGTGTTGATGTTATAAAAAG CATTTTGGATAACACAGAAGATGAGAATATTTTGATAGCCACATTGAAATGGATAAGCACATGTTGCATAAAGCATGAAATTAACCGTCAAAGGTTGTTTGCAAAAAACATTGCAAGCAACTTGAAGTCCTTGCTGCAAGTTGGGAATAATGTTaag ttactATCAGAAGTGTTATCAGTTATCCGAAAATTCCCCCTGGACGATGATATTAGAGTGGAATTTGGCAAAGCACATGACCATGCCAGGGAACTTGGATTTCAGCTACTAGAGCCATTGACTAACTTATTAAAAG AACACACTAAACCACCTTTAGTATCAGAACTGATGTCGACAATAGCAAGTCTCCTAGTCCGCCACGAGCTGTGTGCTACGGTGGCAGAGAGTGGAGCAGATGTATTGTTCTCAGTGCTAGCTGACAACTCGGAGAACGCCGCGGTCGTGCAGCAGGCGAGCAAGCT gaTAACAGCTTTAGCCGGTAACGACGATGTGAAGAGGCAGCTGGTTAAAAGTGGAATAGTGCCTATCATAGTGCTGCTACTCACTAGACATGCG AGCAATGCGTCAACAACGGCATCCACCCTAAAATGCATGGCGGCACTAACCCTGCGCGAGCCGCCGCACAGCCGCCTGTTCTACGACTGCGGAGCGCCTGAGGCCATCGTCGACTGCCTCAAGAGGCACCCAGAGAACGAAGCAGTACAG AAAAACGGGTGCTGGGCGATCCGCAACATGGTGGCTCGGTGTCGCGACATGAACCCCAAGTTCAAGGAATTGGGCGTTGAACCTATCCTGTTTGCTGCTTACGAGAGGTTCCTCAAGGATTTCGGTTTCGATGTCAAGTCTGCGCTCAGGGATCTCGAGTGCGATGTCAAGTTTGACGAGCAATGGACTGGCAAGGGCGTGGAATTGAAGCAGTGA
- the LOC134676092 gene encoding tektin-4-like: MTTAEKGDYLSFGNKNYGLKTVREWHEHNLDVLKGDIIGTTDKNTSITKNCIVKVNQTSCHDYSDSTSQLRHRARHINYWKAELERAIRDIDAEIIVLESQRQQLKNAMDTLKIAEYITEECLDVRANRMQSDLVYDEPQEALFTESALIENVKRLHREMLRDIENQMAMNIAAKHALERDWSNKYLAFKYESENADLETKAVNIKDSAGATRLSEGQSNVESWEYNTVSTLDQFKIAMEKSQALRAKVEAALINTARDLRSQDIKVNDELSKRIAKTEQVKIELENQLRLTLQKIVETENILETLHEEIMKVSQRIQVAQTRLHTKNYRPNIENCREGSLVGLIEEVKDLNDSMTLLQKRSLETEKLRAELIHERGRLENEIIVKKKSLFCDNDRCLFLRSHYQSAEKMCGF, translated from the coding sequence ATGACCACAGCTGAAAAAGGAGACTATCTGTCGTTCGGAAATAAGAATTACGGCCTGAAGACTGTAAGAGAATGGCATGAACATAACTTGGACGTCCTGAAAGGAGATATTATAGGTACAACAGACAAGAACACTTcaataacgaaaaactgcattgtTAAAGTGAACCAGACGTCCTGTCACGACTACAGCGATAGCACAAGTCAATTGAGGCATAGAGCGAGACACATTAATTACTGGAAGGCCGAGTTAGAAAGAGCAATACGAGACATCGATGCGGAAATTATAGTCTTGGAATCACAAAGACAGCAACTCAAAAATGCTATGGATACTTTGAAAATAGCCGAGTACATCACTGAAGAGTGTCTTGATGTCAGAGCGAACAGAATGCAGTCAGATTTGGTTTACGACGAGCCCCAAGAAGCTTTATTTACTGAGTCTGCTCTGATTGAAAATGTTAAGAGATTGCACAGAGAAATGCTTAGGGATATAGAGAATCAGATGGCGATGAATATAGCGGCGAAGCATGCGTTGGAAAGAGATTGGAGTAATAAATATTTGGCATTCAAATATGAAAGTGAAAATGCAGACTTGGAAACTAAGGCTGTCAATATAAAGGATTCAGCAGGAGCTACTAGACTATCTGAAGGCCAGTCCAATGTGGAGTCTTGGGAATATAATACTGTATCGACTTTGGACCAGTTTAAGATAGCGATGGAGAAATCGCAAGCTTTAAGGGCTAAGGTCGAAGCGGCATTGATAAATACGGCCAGGGATCTGCGTTCACAAGATATCAAAGTAAACGATGAACTATCCAAAAGAATCGCGAAAACTGAACAAGTAAAAATTGAGTTGGAGAATCAGTTGCGCCTAACGTTGCAGAAAATAGTAGAAACTGAAAATATTTTGGAGACATTGCATGAGGAAATTATGAAGGTGTCGCAGCGGATCCAGGTGGCTCAAACCAGACTTCATAcaaagaactacagacccaacATAGAGAATTGCAGGGAAGGGTCCTTAGTTGGTCTTATAGAAGAGGTAAAAGATTTAAACGACAGCATGACCCTTttgcaaaaacgttcattagaGACTGAGAAGTTGAGGGCTGAATTGATTCACGAACGAGGAAGGCTGGAAAACGAGATTATCGTTAAGAAGAAATCTCTTTTCTGCGATAATGATAGGTGTTTGTTCCTTCGCTCGCACTATCAGTCTGCAGAGAAGATGTGTGGCTTTTAG
- the LOC134676624 gene encoding charged multivesicular body protein 4b — translation MSFLTKMFGGKKEEKGPTTHEAIQKLRETEELLIKKQEFLEKKIELEIQTARKHGTKNKRAAIAALKRKKRYEKQLTQIDGTLTQIEAQREALEGANTNAQVLNTMKDAANAMKLAHKDIDVDKVHDIMDDIAEQHDISREITDAISNNVAFPNDVDEDELEKELEELEQEDLDKEMLGINVPTDTLPDVPSAELVHDKPKPSRSKQTEDDEEFAKLQSWAT, via the exons ATGAGTTTCCTGACGAAAATGTTCGGAGGCAAGAAAGAGGAGAAAGGCCCGACAACGCATGAGGCGATACAAAAATTACGTGAAACTGAAGAGTTGTTGATCAAGAAACAGGAATTTCTGGAGAAGAAAATCGAGTTGGAAATCCAAACAGCTAGGAAACATGGCACCAAAAATAAAAGAG CTGCAATTGCCGCGCTCAAGCGTAAGAAGCGCTATGAGAAGCAACTCACCCAGATTGATGGGACACTCACCCAGATTGAGGCGCAGCGTGAGGCGCTGGAGGGAGCGAACACCAATGCCCAGGTGCTCAACACGATGAAGGATGCTGCCAACGCAATGAAACTTGCTCACAAGGATAT CGACGTGGACAAGGTGCACGACATCATGGACGACATCGCGGAGCAGCACGACATCTCGCGCGAGATCACCGACGCCATCAGCAACAACGTCGCCTTCCCCAACGACGTCGACGAGGACGAACTCGAGAAGGAGCTGGAAGAGCTTGAACAG GAGGATCTCGACAAGGAGATGCTGGGCATCAATGTGCCCACAGACACACTGCCGGACGTGCCCAGCGCCGAGCTCGTCCACGACAAGCCCAAGCCCAGCAGGTCCAAGCAGACTG AGGACGACGAGGAATTCGCAAAGCTGCAGTCCTGGGCTACGTAG